The Leptospira selangorensis genome segment CCGTATTCGGATCTGGATGTGATTTTGCTATTAAAGTAGATGCGAAAAGTTTCCATGAGATCGAACAAAGATTATTCTCTCAAAGATTAGAATACGGTGTTCGTAAATCTTCTAAGACACTTTTTCTGAATTTTCAAGATCCGGATGGTTATCTGGTTGAATTGATGTGCGAAGAGGACTAAACCCTAATCTTCCTAGGACGGGTTTATTCCTTGGGTACCAAACCTTTCCCCATA includes the following:
- a CDS encoding VOC family protein — protein: MEVNHIGITSRDPEVSANFYREIFGLPQEEETEKAAKVLGIGKSNIAIYGEKNDPASPVFGSGCDFAIKVDAKSFHEIEQRLFSQRLEYGVRKSSKTLFLNFQDPDGYLVELMCEED